A window of the Hallerella porci genome harbors these coding sequences:
- a CDS encoding TaqI-like C-terminal specificity domain-containing protein, with protein MMDDFNTSENSNEVESATFFHAGSFKISNATARNWKRLNTHLESRLTTRANKRKSSKRILPVEYISHSENISFLQSLLDLIDENHWDIFAVIYTMAETLLKDANLFSQEHIQKVLHDYNEIKPITALNKIQIPKNEFDILGLVYQSYLQEGKKNIIGSYYTPKSIVENMIREFDFSKNQTFLDPCCGSGAFLLNINVQNPNLIFGCDQDKIAVLIAKINLLLKYKNFEFIPQIYHLDFLQGNSLFSQQEIFGKKFDYIATNPPWGAMDNSYCEEFEITSKETFSCFFVKAFSQLKKDGIIRFLFPEAILNVKVHQDIRKFILNHTCLSSITIYGNSFSGVVTKYVDIECKNTPAQETIEVFQNNEKRIVKVKTFTTTENYVFNLLSNFDAEIVCVAKEKGHYFLNDSIWALGIVTGGNHDKLKDEWFQGSEKIYTGKEIQAYLLKPAKKYIIYNRGELQQVAKDEIYRAKEKIVYKFISKKLVFAYDNSQSLFLNSANILIPNVPHMSIKTVMAFLNSSLFQFLYLKLFGGIKILKGNLMQLPFPEISEKDDKTLAKFVDEILNGNDSKISEIDNFIFAFYKLNQEQINYIKETVYGNFN; from the coding sequence ATGATGGACGATTTCAACACTAGCGAAAATTCGAACGAAGTAGAGTCGGCGACTTTTTTTCATGCAGGCTCTTTTAAAATTTCAAATGCCACAGCGAGAAATTGGAAGAGATTAAACACCCACTTAGAATCCCGTTTAACGACTCGAGCCAATAAACGGAAATCATCAAAAAGAATTCTTCCAGTCGAATATATTTCTCATTCAGAAAACATCTCATTTTTACAATCGCTTTTAGATTTGATTGATGAAAATCACTGGGATATTTTTGCTGTGATTTATACAATGGCAGAAACACTTCTCAAAGACGCTAATCTATTTTCACAAGAGCATATTCAAAAAGTTCTTCATGATTACAATGAAATTAAACCGATAACAGCCTTAAATAAAATTCAGATTCCAAAAAATGAATTTGATATTTTGGGATTAGTTTATCAGTCTTATTTGCAAGAAGGCAAAAAGAATATTATCGGTTCGTATTACACGCCAAAATCAATTGTTGAAAATATGATTCGAGAATTTGATTTTTCAAAAAATCAAACTTTTTTGGATCCTTGTTGTGGAAGTGGCGCATTTTTATTAAATATCAATGTGCAAAATCCGAATTTAATTTTTGGATGCGATCAAGATAAAATCGCCGTACTTATTGCAAAAATAAATTTATTACTCAAATACAAAAATTTTGAATTTATTCCGCAAATTTATCATCTTGATTTTTTACAAGGGAATTCACTTTTTTCTCAGCAAGAAATTTTTGGAAAAAAATTTGATTACATAGCCACCAATCCGCCTTGGGGCGCAATGGATAATTCTTATTGTGAAGAATTTGAAATTACGTCAAAAGAAACATTTTCCTGTTTCTTTGTAAAAGCATTCAGTCAATTAAAAAAAGATGGAATTATTCGTTTTCTATTTCCCGAAGCCATTTTAAATGTAAAAGTTCATCAAGATATTCGAAAATTTATTTTAAACCACACTTGTCTTTCTAGCATCACCATTTACGGGAACTCCTTTTCTGGCGTTGTTACAAAATATGTTGATATTGAATGTAAAAATACTCCCGCTCAAGAAACGATTGAAGTTTTTCAAAATAATGAAAAACGAATTGTAAAAGTTAAAACATTTACAACAACCGAAAACTATGTTTTCAATTTACTCTCAAATTTTGACGCAGAAATCGTGTGCGTAGCAAAAGAAAAAGGACACTATTTTTTAAACGACAGCATTTGGGCTTTGGGAATTGTAACAGGTGGAAATCACGATAAATTGAAAGATGAATGGTTTCAAGGTTCCGAAAAAATTTACACAGGAAAAGAAATTCAAGCTTATCTTTTAAAGCCTGCAAAAAAATATATCATTTACAATCGAGGTGAATTACAGCAAGTTGCTAAAGATGAAATTTATAGAGCAAAAGAAAAAATCGTCTATAAATTTATTTCTAAAAAACTCGTATTTGCTTATGATAATTCTCAAAGTTTATTTTTGAATAGTGCAAATATTTTAATTCCCAATGTGCCACACATGAGCATAAAAACGGTGATGGCATTTTTAAATTCATCATTATTTCAATTTTTATATTTGAAACTTTTTGGTGGAATCAAAATTTTAAAAGGAAATTTAATGCAGTTGCCTTTCCCTGAAATTTCAGAGAAAGACGATAAAACTTTAGCAAAATTTGTCGATGAAATTCTAAATGGAAATGATTCAAAAATATCCGAAATTGATAATTTTATATTTGCTTTTTACAAATTAAATCAAGAACAAATTAACTATATCAAGGAAACAGTCTATGGAAATTTTAACTAA